The following coding sequences are from one Lolium rigidum isolate FL_2022 chromosome 6, APGP_CSIRO_Lrig_0.1, whole genome shotgun sequence window:
- the LOC124659852 gene encoding small polypeptide DEVIL 5-like: MKKLSCQGKPRGGIGRMMREHKSRLYIIRRCIVMLLCHHD, encoded by the coding sequence ATGAAGAAGCTAAGCTGCCAGGGCAAGCCCAGAGGAGGCATTGGCAGAATGATGAGAGAGCACAAGTCCAGGCTCTACATCATCCGGCGATGCATCGTCATGCTTCTTTGTCACCACGACTGA